DNA sequence from the Gemmatimonadota bacterium genome:
AACGACCTCACCGGTCCGATTCCGTCCGAACTTGCCGATCTCGCCCAGCTGCGGGTTCTAGGGTTGAACCACGGCGCGCTGGAGGGCCCGATTCCGTCCGAACTCGGCAACCTGGTCAGCCTGGAAAGGCTCGAGCTTTACGACAATGCGCTGGAGGGCCCAATCCCGGCCGAACTCGGCAACCTGGTGAAGCTTGACTGGCTCCAACTGGCCTTTAACAACCTCACCGGCGCAATCCCGCAGAGCTTCCTGCAACTCGACAGTCTTCAAACCTTCCACATCCGGGGCAACGAAAGTCTTTGCGTGCCCGGCATTTCCGCATTTGTGGTATGGCTGGAGGGCATCGAACGCCGGGACGAGTCGGACGCTCTCTGCAACGAGTCCGACCGGAAGGTGCTCGAGGTGTTGTTCGAGCGAGCGGGCGGTCCCCGCTGGACAAATGCCGACGGGTGGGTCGGCGGCCCGGCCCTGGACGAGTGGTATGGGGTCCGCGCCGACTCGTTGGGTCGCGTGGCGGCCCTCGACCTGGAACGAAACGGGCTCTCGGGACGACTCCCTGCGAGTCTCGGGACGTTGGCTCGGATGACGGAGTTGAGGATCGGTGGCAACACGGCTCTGTCCGGCCCGCTTCCGCAGTCGCTGGCGGGGCTGTCGTTGCGCGCGCTTCACTACGAGGGGACCGACGTTTGCGCACCGTCTCAAGCTGGGTTCCAGGAATGGTTGAACGCGATACCGTCCCACGAGGGTACGGGCGTCGCGTGCGCGCCGCTGTCGGACCGCGAGATCCTGGAGGTCGCATACGAGACGCTTGGCGGACCCGACTGGGCCAATTCCGACAACTGGCTGACGGATCGGCCGCTCGGGGACTGGTATGGAGTGGAGGTCGACGACCAGGGGCGCGTGACCGGCCTGTCACTGACCTACAACCGTCTCTCGGGGGTCATCCCCCCCGAACTCGGAAGTCTGCAGCATCTGGATCAGCTGAACCTCGGTGGTAGCAATTCCGACTTGGCGGGAGTGATCCCGGCCGAACTCGGCGACCTCGCCAATCTGATATCACTCAGCCTGTGGGGGAGCGACCTGGAAGGCGCGATTCCCGCCGAACTCGGGCGCCTCCGCAACCTGGGGTGGCTCGACCTCTCGGACAATCACTTGGCGGGGACGGTCCCGTCCGAGCTTGGAGACCTTGCCGAACTGCGCGGTTTGTTCCTCGGTGGCAACGAACTGACAGGGCCGATCCCGGGCGAGTTGGGCAGCCTGTCCCACCTTCGAAGGCTGGCTCTCGCCCGGAACGGGCTGGCCGGCTCGCTGCCCCCCGAGCTGGGCCGCCTTGCCAGACTCCGAGAGCTGCATGCCGGGCACAACGAACTGCAGGGTGCGGTGCCGGTGGAGTTCCGAGGACTGACGAGCCTCCGAGAGCTCTCCCTGTCGGGCAACGCGGAGATGTCCGGCGCCCTTCCCGCCGAGCTGACCGCCTTGAACTTGCTCGAAACGCTCGTGGCCGACGGCACAGGACTCTGCGCGCCGTCCGACGCCGACTTCCTCGACTGGCTGGACGGCCTGCCGAACGGGCGCATTCCCCCATGCGGAAGCGGTCCTGCGATGGCGTATCTCGTGCAGACGGTGCAATCGCGGGAGTTCCCGGTCCCGCTCGTGGCGGGCGAGGAGGCGCTGCTGCGGACGTTCGTCACGGCGACGCGGGAGAACCGGGAGGCGCTGCCACGCGTCCGCGCCTCGTTCCATGTGGGCGGGGCGCTCGTCCACACGGCCGAGATTCCCCCAAGCGCCGGTCCGATTCCGACCGAGGTGGAGCAGGGATCGCTGGCCGCGTCCGCCAACGCCGCGATCCCGGCCGNNNNNNNNNNNNNNNNNNNNNNNNNNNNNNNNNNNNNNNNNNNNNNNNNNNNNNNNNNNNNNNNNNNNNNNNNNNNNNNNNNNNNNNNNNNNNNNNNNNNNNNNNNAATGCCCGTCCTCGACCTCACGCTGATCCCCTTCCTGTGGAGCGCCGATCCGGACTCGGCGATACTGGGCCAGACGGCCAGCATGGCGGCCGATCCCCATGGTCACGAACTGCTCTCCGATACCCGAACCCTGCTACCGGTCGGCGCTTTCGAAGTAACGGCGCACGCACCCGTGCTCTCGTCGAGCAACGACATGCTCGACCTCCTTCGCGAAACCCTATTGATCCGGAGGCTCGAAGCGGGTGGCGGCCACTGGATGGGCATGATGTCGGGACCGCTCTCCGGATTCGCCGGTGGCGTGGCTTACCGGNNNNNNNNNNNNNNNNNNNNNNNNNNNNNNNNNNNNNNNNNNNNNNNNNNNNNNNNNNNNNNNNNNNNNNNCGGGCAGCCGGATCCGGCGTTCCCGTACCTCGATGGATCGAGCGGAGTCTGGGGCTACGACTTCGACAGAGGCGGACTGGTGCGCCCGAGCACGCCGGACGTGATGTCGTACTGCTCGGATCCCCACTGGATCAGCGACTACCATTTCACCAAGGCGCACCACTTCCGCCTTGCCGACGAGGGGAGCGCCGGCGACGTCCCGGTCGCCGAACCGGCGGCCTCCCTCATGCTGTGGGGCGGCGTCGACGCGGATGGAGCGCCATTTCTGGAACCCGCCTTTCCGGTCGACGCACCGCAGCTGCTGCCCGACTCCGCCGGCGATCATCGGATCGTCGGAACCGGCGGCGGCGGCGAGACGCTCTTCTCGATCAGCTTCGCCATGCCTGTGCTGGCGGACGCCGACGGGGAATCGTCGTTCGTCTTCGTCGTGCCCGTCCGGCCTGCCTGGCAGGCTGCGCTCGCCGCCGTCACGCTCACCGGGCCCGGCGGGACCGCCGCCCTCGACGGCGACAGCGACAGCCCCATGGCCATCCTGCGCGATCCGCGCACGGGGCAGGTGCGCGCCATCCTTCGCGACCTGCCGCCCCAATACCGAACTGCTGCTGACGCAACCGCGGGCGTGGCGGAACCCGGCCTGGAAGTGATGTTCAGCCGCGGGATCCCGGATGCCGCCGCTTNNNNNNNNNNNNNNNNNNNNNNNNNNNNNNNNNNNNNNNNNNNNNNNNNNNNNNNNNNNNNNNNNNNNNNNNNNNNNNNNNNNNNNNNNNNNNNNNNNNNNNNNNNNNNNNNNNNNNNNNNNNNNNNNNNCGGCCGCCCTAGAACTGGCCGCGCTGGGCGCTACCGTGCGGCTCATGAGCGGAGATGATGGATCAGGTTGGCCGCCCGACGGCGGACCAGGCGGTCGCGTCGGCCAGCGGTGACCCCCGGACCATGTTAGGTTGAAGCTGAGTCTAAATCCAGGCCAGCTCTCTCTGCATTGTGGCTTGGCTGGGGGCTCGCTTTCGCCGGGACGATGTCATGAGACGGTCACCAGCCATGGCATCTATGCTTGTGCTGGTGGGCTTGGTCTGCTGGGCCGTCGCGTGTGGCGGCGGGGCAACCGATGCCGCCTTCAACTGGTCGACGAGCGATATGTCGGTGGCTAGCGTGGACGATGCGGGCCTGGTCGCGCTCTACGAGGCGACGGACGGCCCCAACTGGGCCAAGAAAGACAACTGGCTGACGGACGCACCGCTCGGGGATTGGTTCGGCGTGCGTACCGCGAGTCGGGGCGCGTCGTCTGTTTGGCTCTCGGTGGCCAATGGGACAGTGAGAAGATCGAACGGATACGTCACGGGCTGAACAGTCCGATTCCGGCCGAACTCGGGAACTTGTTTCAACCTGGAGGCGCCTCCCCCTCAGCCTATTGAGAGACTAGCCTTTGGGGCCCGTGCCGACAATCCGGAACCGATGGATTGCCTCACGATCGAGCGCGTCGCGCACAACACCCAGGACCCAGTCCGGCCCCCACCGCTTGACATCGAGGCCCGATGGGAGTTCGATCGTGGTGACGATCCCGTTCGGATCCACAGTGATCCACGCCTGCGGAGAGGCCGCGCCCAGCTTGAATTCACCGACGGCTACACCGCCGTCCGTCATGCCTAGGACCATGCCCAAGCTCGGTGTCGTCGTATGCCGGGCAATCTCACGCTGGGCCTGCTTCAGGTCCTCCAGGGTGGGATCCTGAACAGCGTATCGATACCTTTCGGTGAGGAATTCCTCAAGCAGCTGGTCGGTGACCGCTGCAGGACTTGCGGAAGACCGGACAAGGATGCTCAGCTCGCCTTCAGCCGAGAATCGCCGCAACTCCCATTGGTCGTCGTCGGCTATCCAGACGCCGTCGGGTGTGGGCGCGATGTGAAGGCGCCTACCGAACGGAGGCTGGGTTACTTGAAGGAGCCCATCCTCCTCGAAAAGAGCAAGCTCCTCGCCGGGCCACGTTCCCAGAAGGTGGACGCCGGCCCCCGCCAGACGAATCGTCGCAATCTCGACCGATGGGCGTACGGTACCTTTCACCGGCGCGGGCTGCGCGAAGGAAGCCGCGACCGCCCAGCCGTCGGCGAGTAGACCCATGGGTCTCGGTGGAATGGTGCGCGACGTTTGGTCCACGGCGCTCGTGGTCGCCGAAGTGCGGACGTACCGGCCCGCCGCATCGAAGACGGTGACGCGCCGCAAGCCACGGTCTCCCGCCGCCAGGGAGTCGGGGGGTGAACTCTCCTGGGCCGTCCCCGAACCCACCCCATGTGTCGATGTGCTGTCCGGCACCGTCGAACACGAGGATCTCGTTTCCGCTCCCGTTGACCACTGCGACGCGGCCGCCTGACAGCACCTCCACGTCCCGGACATCAAAGAAGCTGGTGGCCCTGTTGTCCTCACCACTCCGAATGACAAGATCGGGTTCGGCAGCCAGGACGCGATGTTCCACCACGTCCAGCGGCACGGGCCCGAGGTCAATGATCCGCACGCCGGCGCTGTCATCGATCTGGACCTGGGTGTCGTGTGTGCGACCGGTGTCTCCCCCGCAAGCGACGAGGGTTCCCAACAGCATCAGCGAGGTCTGACATCTGCTTCGCATTTCTCCTCCACCTGATCGCATGGACTGGCGCAAGTACCAAATGGGCCTGGGTAGATTCGAACTACCGACCTCACGCTTATCAGGCGTGCGCTCTAACCGACTGAGCTACAGGCCCGCCCGAACTGTTCCTTGTAGGTGAAGCTCAGAAGGGGCCGAAAAATAGACCCACTTCGTTCGGCGTACAAGCCCCCCGGCAGGACACCCGCGGTCCTGTCCCCTCACCGGATCGTCCCGGGTCAGAACACCAACCTGTATAGGGCGCGCAGATTTCTTCCGGGACCCGGGAAGAGGTGCTTGATTCGGGAGAGATGGTTGCGATACTCGGTGTCGCCCACGTTCTCCAGGCTAAGGCTCACGAGATGCAGCCGACCGCCGAACGAGACACGGAGACCGCCCTCCAGATCGAAGAGAGAATATCCGTCGGTGGGCGTCTCGAAACTGCCCAGGTTACGCTGTTGCGCGACGAATTCCGCCGATGCTCCCAGGAACCACGCGCCAGCTTCAAGATCGAGCCGTGTCCGAAGTTGAGTGGGCGGCATCAGTGGCAGCGGCTCGGAGTCTTCGGTCAGTGTACCGAGAACCTGATTCGCCACGGCCCCGAATTCCAGCCACTCGACGGGATGGACTTCGAGAGACATCTCGAACCCTTGCAGCTGGACGTCCTCCCCTACGAACTGGAACACCGGAAGCTGAACCGGGCTCACTCGGTCCGCGTCTCTGGAATAGATGTAGCTGTCAAAGCGCGTCCGGAAAACGACCATGTCGAGGTGAACCCACTCGTTCTCCCAACCGACATACGCGTCGTACCCTGTGCCCGCTTCCGCTTCGAGATCCGGGTTGCCCACCTCGAAGATGTAGGCCGCCAGGTGCGGACCCTCGGCGAAGAGTTCGATCGCGTGGGGCAGCCGCGTCACTCTCGCCGCCGTCACGCCCATGGAAGCGCCGGCTGTCAGATCGACCGCCGCACCGAGGGATCCGGAGAGTGCGCCGTAAGAGCGGGTGCGGACATGACCGATGGGCGAATCGGGGTCGTCGGTGGCGGGTCGCATCCGTCCCAGACCGACTCGGGCGCTCGCTTCGAGCTCCAGCGGACCCATTTCGACAGACTCGTAGACGAACGCCGCCGCCGTGGTGCGCAGAGTGTTCGGTGTCCGAAGCGTTCCGGCGAACCCGAGGTCCTCCAGACCCAGGTGGAATCCGAGGGCGCCGGAGCTGAATATGCCCTTGCGGTCGTGGCGCGCCAGCAAATCGAGACCGCCCACGCGGCTCTCGTGGAAGGTACCGACGATTCCGGAACTCTCGAACTCCTTCAGCCTCGACCACGAGTAGGAAAGGTCGAGCTGGATCGACCTGAAGCCCACCCTGTCGTTCCATATGGCACGCCCACTGGTAGCGTCGCGCCTCATCTCGATGTCGACGCCGTCGACGTGACCGCTCACGGGATCCGGAGGAATGCCGTAGCTGTGTCGGAAATGGCGGTGCGAGGCTCCGAAGGAACTGGCGTCTCCGAAGAGAGCTCCGCCCGCCGTGAACCCGTAGCTCTCCGTCAGAGAGTTGCCTACTTCGCCAAGGGGCGTCTTCAGGTTGCCCGCCGTGCTCCCGTGCCCTTCCAAGGAGAGAGCGGCTCCCCCCATCGGGAAGACGACATGGCCGGCCGCTCCTCTCGACCCGGTCACCGTCCGGCCTCTGAGCGTCATCGACCCGATCAAGCCTGACACCGGGGCGGCCGGAATCGAGTTGCTCACGACGTTGATGACGCCGCCCAAGGCGTTGGGGCCGAAGAGAAGGGCGCTCGGCCCACGTACGATCTCGATCCGACCGGCGGAAACCGGATCTACCGCTATGCCGTGGTCGGGCCCGGTGGCCGCGAAATCGCTAACGCGAACGCCGTCCTCGAGGACGAGGATCCTGTCGCCCGTGAGACCGCGGATCACCGGCGCCTCGGTAGCCGGTCCCATGCTGACCACGTTGACACCGGGCTCGGACGCGACCGTGGACGCGAGCGATTCGTCGAGATTCTGAACCAGCTCGTCCCCGCTGAGAACGGTCGCAGGCCGGTGAGTCTCGCCTTCGGCACGGATGACCACGGCCGCGAGCCCGATCGCCTCCTGCGTCAAATGGACCTCGACAGGGGCCGAGCCCGTCCCCGGCTGCACGCGGACCGGGATCTCCCGTGGGGCGTAGCCGATGCTCTCGACCCGCAGCGTGTAGTTCCCCGGTGCGAGGTCGGGCAGCGAGAAGGCTCCGCGACTGTCGGTCAGAACGCCGGTGACCACTTCTCCGGCGGAATCGATCACCGAGACGGCGATATTGGGAAGAGTCCTGACCGGAGCCTCTTCGGATCGCTCGTCAAGCTCGAGCACCACGCCGGAGAGCGCGGCCACGGTGATCGGCGCCCGTGCCTCCTGCCCGGAGAGCGAGCAAGGCCAGACGCCGATCAGAACCGCCAGCAGCGACCGTAACGGGACTCCGTCGGTCACGGTCGAACGCATGTGTTGCGGTTCAGGTCAGTTCTGGTGCTCTTCTACGTGCACGTCGATCGGCGTCGTCACCAGATCCGGGTGGCCGGAGCCAACCTCTCCGTGCATGAGCCTGATCGTCCACGCGGTCTCGCCCTCCTGCAGGGCGTTCACGGCGCCGGTGAAGCCGCCAGGTGTGGAGGGCTCCCAGGAGGTGATCGAAACATCGTCGATCACGATGTCGAGATAGGCTTCGTCGTCCTGAATCACGTCGCCATCCTCGGCCAGGAAGTCCACGGTCACGCCGGAGAGCGTGCCGACCTCGACGTCGAGGTGATCGTCCCAGGAGTTGTTGTCGACCGAGTAGGTGGCGAGCGTGGTACCGCCCTGCACGATCTTCACCTCGTGCGGATCGTGGTGCTCTTCGGGCTCGGTCGGGCCGTCGCTGCAGACAGCGACGGTGAATGCCCCGCAAATGACGAGTGCGAGACGGGGTAAGATTCGGGTATGCCGCATTGTTCGTTCCTCAAATTCATCGATGGTGTGGTCGGACGGTGTCGTCCGATACGGAAAAAGGGCCGGGTACAGCGTTTGGAACAGGGGGTGGAGCCCTAGGTCCGGAACCACCGATAGGAAACGAAGGAAGACGATGCCGTTCGTCGGGAAGTGCTGGAGCGTCTCCGCAGGAATGCTCGAGACCGTCGCGCCCGGTCGTCGAGCGTCGCGCGTCGCCCGCCGGACCGGTTATCGCTCGGCAGAGCTGACACAGTGGCTGATCGTGATAATGCCCGCCGCAGTCGGACGGACGTTCGGACTCGATGTGGAGCTCGGTCGACGAATGCGCTTCGCGCATGGCGTCCGCGATGGGGACGCCAATCAACGCCGCCTGCGCGGCCGTCACCACACAGGAGAGGACGGTGCGGACCCGCCATTCGAACACCGGAATCATGACTGGCCGCTAACCCGTTCCTAACCTCGAGGTTCCCCGGCTCATTCCACCGGAGCGCCCGGGAACGCGTGCGGCTCCCTCCTCCTCGTCCTCCTCGTCTTCCTCTTCCGGCGCCACCCAGAACGTCGAGTTGTCCGGGGCTTGGCGAGCCACCGGTCCCGAGTAGAGGGCGGCGTTGAACAGCACCTTGAAAGTGCCGAAAGGCTGACCTCGCCACTGCGGCCTCATGCCGAGCAGGACGACCCGTCCTTCGCCCAGCTCGGCCTCGACCGCCGCCGCGAAGCCGTGGACCTTGTCCTCGCCGAGGAAGTAGCCCGAAAGCAGAGGCGTGCCGTCGTCGTCGTACTTGGCGAATACGCGGCCTTCGAAACCTTTCTCGGTGGTGAAGACCGGGCTGTTTCCGACAGTGAACGGCGCCCGCTCGGTCATGCCGCTCATGACCGGATGGGAGGGGTCGACGATCAGCTCGACGATCGCGCCTCCGGCGAAATATTCGGCTCGCGGCACCTCGGCCACTACGTCGCGCACCGGAAGGTGGAGTTCGGCGATGGCGAAGTTGCTGGAGCGGTTGATCGTTACTAGTGTTCCGCCACCTCGGACAAAGGCCTCGAGCTCGCGCACGCCCTCGGCCCCGATCCCGCCCTCGTACCTAGGGGGCACCGAACCCTTGGCGAAGCCGTTGACGATCTGGTTGCCGCCCATGTCCGCGAGGATGATGACGTCGTAGCGGGAACCCAGATCACCGGCGCGCACGTCGGCGTTGCGAAGCGAGGTGTGATCGATGCCGAAAACGTCGAAGATCCAGCGCGTCCAGCCTTCGTCCATGCTGGCGTTCCAAGGACGATAGAGCCCGATGCGCGGCTGCGCGACCGCCCCGCCCTGGCCGCCGCCGAGCCGGGCCTGGAGCGCGAAGTCGGCGACGAGCTCCGAACGGGCGTTTCCGGATAGCCCGGCAACCACCCACGAACCGCTCGATCCTCCGCGTCCGTCCTCGCCGGCCTCCCCGGGTTGGAATCTTACGGAGCCGCCCAGACGCCAGGCTTTGGCAAGGGCCCGATAGGAGTTGTTCTGTGCGGGATCGAGTATGAGGGCCGCTCCGTTTCCGTTCGCCCGGCCCTGAGGCGGCACTATCGCCCTCGCTACCTCATGGCTGTCGAAACCGACCCCGGGCGGGGTGTCCCAGCTGCGCGCGTCCTCCTCGCCTTGCCAGGAGAGCGGCTCCGCGCGCACGGGGTCGAGCGCGGAACGGAGCTCGTCGGAGAGCGGCGTTCTCGATTCCACCACGCGGACGCCGAACTGGTAGGGGAGAGTCCAGCCCGAAACGTCGTAAGGCTGTTCCGGCGGACCTTGCGGATATTCGCGCAGATCGGGATAGTCCTGCACCGCGAAGAGCTGCCCGACGAAGTTGGCGTTCGGCTGGTCCATGGGGATGACCCAGGTGCCCGCCGGGTGTGTGAGGCCGTCGTGCTCGGTCGCCGCCTCCAGCCGCGACACCTCGATGCCGTTGAAGGCCAGTCGTCTGAGCATCTCCACGGCAGCGACCGGATCGCGCTGGTCCTCGGGGATGAAGAAGGCGAAGGGCGGCGCCTCCCGGTGCGCTTTCACAACGTCGCGCGCAGCCTGATAACGGTTGTGGAGCAGGTCGAATTTGAACTTCGCCGCTACGTCGAGAACCGAAAACGACGCCGTGAGCATATAATCCACCGCGTCGCCGACCCGCCACCATCCTCCCGGCCACGGACTGGCGTAGAGCGAACGCGGGCGAAGCTCGCTCTCCCGCGCCGGGAAGTCGCCGATCGTGTAGAACTGCGGCGTCGCGTAGCGGTAAAGAGCGGTCTCGGTCAGGAACGAGGCCACGTTGTGGAAGTTGTTGGCGTGGTCCATGAAGCCCGGATACCAGTTGTCGAAGCCGGTTCCCATGTGAACCGCGCCCACCTGCCCTCTCTCTTCCAAGGCCTGCGACATGGCCATCCCGATGAGGTTGACGGTGCGCCACATGAGCGGGTGCACCTTCGGCGAGATAGGCTCGGCGAAAGGCGGGATCCAGATGCGCGTGGGAAAGGGCGAGCTTTGATGGTGGTTGTAGAGGATCTGCGGCTCCCATTCCCTCGTCACCCTGGTCACGACCCGCGACTCGATCTGATTGATCATGTAGCCGTCGCGGTTGTTGTCGTGGCCGATGTACTTCTGATAGAGGAAGGGAGCCGACGCCACCTCGAAGGGCGTACCCACGTTGCTCTCGTACCAGTGGGCGATCATGGTCTGGCCGTCGGGGTTGACGCTGAACCAGAGCAGGAGGATGACCTCGTCGAGAATGGCGGCCACCTCGGGGTCGGAGTCGCCGGTCACCAGTTCGTAGGCGAGCTGGATGGTATGCTCCGCGTGAGCCACTTCGGTCGAGTGCAGTCCGCCGTCGATGTGAACGATGGCCTTGCCTTCGGCGGCCAGCTCCCTCGCCTCGACGTCGGTCATGCCGTCGGGATCCGCAAGACGAAGCGCGATCTCCCGGTAGCGGTCGAGCCGGGCCAGATTCTCGGCCGAAGAGATCACCGCCATGTGCCACGGTCTGCCGAAGCTCGTTCGCCCCACCTCGTGGAGCAGCACCCGGTCCGAGGCCGCAGCCAGGGCCTCGAAATACTCGAGCGCATCCTCGTACGTGGTCAGCTCGAAGTCCGCTCCGACCTCGTGGCCGAGCACGGACGCGGGCGTGGGAATTGTCTGCGCATTTCCGGCGAAGGGGAGGAAGGCGAAGACGAACGCGATGAGCGGGGGGCTTGGACGCCGGAATGAAAGCATGGGATGGCTGCAGCGGTGAGCGGTCGCGGGCCGGCGGGAACAAGGAGGCACGCGGCACCGACTGGATGGATCAAACCTGCGGGTCGTGACCTCCCTTATGAAAGATAACCCGCTCGGCGACAGGTGACCCGGCAGCCGGTCGACCTGCCGAATCCCGGTTAAGCGTTTGCCGGACCTGGCGCGACTGCGTTAGGTTGATTCCGATGAAATCCCTCGCATGCGCCCTTCTTCTAGCGCTCGCAAGCTGCGGAGTGAACGCCACCCAGTCGGGCCCGGGATGGCCGGGCGAGGCGTGGCCGGTCTCCACGCCCGAGGCCGAAGGCGTGAACGCAGCCGCGATCGACTCTCTCATCGCCGACATCGATGCTGGGCGATACGGCTACATCGACAGCTTTCTGCTCATCCGCAACGGGCGGGTCATCGCGGACCGTTCCTGGGATCGGAGCGACGATTACGCCCGGATTCTGGCCGAGGCCGACGACACCGCCCTGCACCAGTACAACTACGATCATCCGACCTGGCATCCGTTTTACCGGGGCACGCGGCTCCACTCGCTCCAGTCGGTGACCAAGAGCGTGATGTCGATCGCGTTCGGCATAGCGGTGGACGAAGGGCGCATCCCAGGTCCGGACGCTCCCGTGTGGCCGTACTTCGAAGACTACGGAGTCGACCTCTCCGATTCGTTGCGCGCCGAGACGACCATCGAGGACTTTCTCACTATGAGAAGCGGGATCGAATGGGCCCGTCCAGGACAGGGGTACGCCGACGGAAGCCATCCGACCATCGAGATGGAGATGAGCGACCGCTGGATCGAGTACGTCCTCTCCAAGCCGGTCACGACCGAGCCCGGCACTGACTTCGACTACAATGACGGAGTGAGCGTGCTTCTGGGCAAGATCGTGCGTGAAACCACCGGACAGAGACTCGACCATTGGACCGACGAGCGCCTCTTCACCCCCATCGGCATCGACGAGTTCTATTGGAAAGAGACGCCCACCGGCGAGACCGACAGCGAGGGCGGTCTCTACCTGACCACCCACGACCTGGCCCGCGTGGCCTACCTCATGCTGCGCGGCGGCGAGTGGGATGGCAGACGGATCGTGTCGCGGGAGTGGGTCGAGGCCTCCACGGCTCCGGCGATTCCCGATCTCGTTCCGAACAACGACCGACCCGACACCGGCTACGGCTATCAGTGGTGGGTTCCCTACTCGGCCACGAAGATCTTCGCCGGCAACGGCTACGGCGGGCAGTTCGTTCACATCGTCCCCGAGTACGACCTGATCTCGGTCTTCAACGGCTGGACCATCCGCGACGCCACGGAGATGTCGAGCTGGACCGCGCTCCAGGAACGAATTCTCCCGGCGGTGCGGTAGGGCGGGACGGGCTACCGTTTCGTGATACGAGGAACAAAGCACGCGTCTATGCGACTAATATCGGCTGCGGACATTGATTCATACCTCGTCAGGAGCGACACGATGGTGAGCATGGCTTTGTCGAAACCAC
Encoded proteins:
- a CDS encoding TonB-dependent receptor: MTDGVPLRSLLAVLIGVWPCSLSGQEARAPITVAALSGVVLELDERSEEAPVRTLPNIAVSVIDSAGEVVTGVLTDSRGAFSLPDLAPGNYTLRVESIGYAPREIPVRVQPGTGSAPVEVHLTQEAIGLAAVVIRAEGETHRPATVLSGDELVQNLDESLASTVASEPGVNVVSMGPATEAPVIRGLTGDRILVLEDGVRVSDFAATGPDHGIAVDPVSAGRIEIVRGPSALLFGPNALGGVINVVSNSIPAAPVSGLIGSMTLRGRTVTGSRGAAGHVVFPMGGAALSLEGHGSTAGNLKTPLGEVGNSLTESYGFTAGGALFGDASSFGASHRHFRHSYGIPPDPVSGHVDGVDIEMRRDATSGRAIWNDRVGFRSIQLDLSYSWSRLKEFESSGIVGTFHESRVGGLDLLARHDRKGIFSSGALGFHLGLEDLGFAGTLRTPNTLRTTAAAFVYESVEMGPLELEASARVGLGRMRPATDDPDSPIGHVRTRSYGALSGSLGAAVDLTAGASMGVTAARVTRLPHAIELFAEGPHLAAYIFEVGNPDLEAEAGTGYDAYVGWENEWVHLDMVVFRTRFDSYIYSRDADRVSPVQLPVFQFVGEDVQLQGFEMSLEVHPVEWLEFGAVANQVLGTLTEDSEPLPLMPPTQLRTRLDLEAGAWFLGASAEFVAQQRNLGSFETPTDGYSLFDLEGGLRVSFGGRLHLVSLSLENVGDTEYRNHLSRIKHLFPGPGRNLRALYRLVF
- a CDS encoding serine hydrolase, yielding MKSLACALLLALASCGVNATQSGPGWPGEAWPVSTPEAEGVNAAAIDSLIADIDAGRYGYIDSFLLIRNGRVIADRSWDRSDDYARILAEADDTALHQYNYDHPTWHPFYRGTRLHSLQSVTKSVMSIAFGIAVDEGRIPGPDAPVWPYFEDYGVDLSDSLRAETTIEDFLTMRSGIEWARPGQGYADGSHPTIEMEMSDRWIEYVLSKPVTTEPGTDFDYNDGVSVLLGKIVRETTGQRLDHWTDERLFTPIGIDEFYWKETPTGETDSEGGLYLTTHDLARVAYLMLRGGEWDGRRIVSREWVEASTAPAIPDLVPNNDRPDTGYGYQWWVPYSATKIFAGNGYGGQFVHIVPEYDLISVFNGWTIRDATEMSSWTALQERILPAVR